The DNA region AGATGGTGGACGTCGAGCAGGTCGACGTCGTGATCATCACCAGTCCTGACCACACCCACGCCGAGCAGACGGCACGTGCCATGGGCGCCGGGGCCGACGTCGTGCTCGAGAAGCCCATGACGATCGACCTGGCCGGCGGCCGGCGCATCGTCGAGGCGACCGAGCGAACCGGTCGCTCGATCGTGCTGACCCTCAACCACCGCTACGCACCACGCAACCTGGCCCTCAAGCAGGTGGTGGCGTCCGGGGCGATCGGCGAGGTGACCTCGGTGCACTTCGAGTGGCTGCTCGACACCGTGCACGGGGCCGACTACTTCCGGCGCTGGCACCGCCGCAAGGACCTGTCCGGGGGCCTCCTGGTGCACAAGGCCGCCCACCACTTCGACCTGGTCAACTGGTGGCTGGCCGACGTCCCGTCGAGGGTCTACGCGAGCGGTGCGTTGCGCTTCTACGGCGCGGCCAACGCGCGCCGCCGTGGACTGATCCGCCGCCCGGCCCGTGGCTCGGAGCGGCCCGGGTCGACCGACCCGTTCCTGCTCGACCTGCACGCGGACCCGAGGCTGCGCGCGCTCTACCTCGACGCCGAGGTGCACGACGGCTACCTGCGGGACCGGGACGTCTTCACGTCGGGCATCACGATCGAGGACAACCTCGCGGTGATCGTCGACTACGCCCGCGGGGCGACCCTCACGTACTCGCTCAACGCGCACAGCCCGTGGGAGGGGTACCGGGTCGCGATCAACGGGACCCTCGGCCGCGCCGAGCTGGACGTGGTCGAGCGCGGTGCCGTCCTGCTCGGGGCCGACGGGCGTCCGGTGACCGACCCGGGCGTCGCCGACCTGCCGGACGGGCCCGGCGGGGACGTGGCGCGACCCCGGGGCCGACGGCTCGTCGTCCAGCGGCACTGGGACCGTGCCCATGAGGTCGAGATCCCCGAAGGGGCCGGGGCGCACGGTGGCGGCGACGAACGCATGCTCGACGATCTCTTCCGGGGTGCCGACCACGACCCGTGGGGACGGTCCGCCGGGCTGCTCGACGGCGTCCGGTCGGTCGTCGTGGGCATCGCCGCCAACACGTCCCTCGAGACGGGCCTGCCGGTCCGTACGGCCGACCTACGGCTGGGCCTGATCTGAGGGCTCTCGCCCCGGCGTGGACGCGCGCAGCACGACGGTGCCCTCCACGTGCACGAGCCGCGGCTCGGCAGCCGGGGCCGCGAGGGCGAGCTCGGTCGCGGCGATGCCGATGTCGACCAACGGCACCCGCACCGTGGTCAACGGCGGGGTGATGTCGCGCAGCGTCACGATGTCGTCGAACCCCGCGACCGCGATGTCGTCCGGCACGGTGCGGGCGGTCTCGCGGACGGCCGCCATCGCCCCGACCGCCATGACGTCGTTCACGGCGAAGACGCACTCGACGTCGGTGCCGCCGCGCAGCAGCCGGTGCATCCCCTCGTGGCCGCCGTCCCGGGTGAACGCGCAGGCGATCGCATCCTGCTCGCGCAGCGGACAACCCAGCTCCGCGAGCGCCGTGGCGAAGCCGGTGAACCGGTCGCGCGCGGTGAAGTGGTCGTCCGGCCCGGCCAGGACGGCGAACCGGCGGTAGCCCCGGGCGTGCAGGGCGCGGGCTAGTGCCGCGGCGCCGCTGGTGTTCGCCACGACGACGGTGTCGACCGAGAGCAGGGGCTGTCCGATCACGGCGACCGCTCCGCCCGAGCGCCGGTAGTCCGCGAGGGCGCGGCGCATCCGGTCGTTCACTGTCTCGTCGTCGCGCCGACCACCGGCCACGATGATCGCCCGTGCGCGCTGGCTGGTCAGGACCTCGACGAACCCGGGTTCGCGCGAGGGGTCGTGCTGGGTGCTGGCCAGGGTCACGACGAGGCCGGCGCGTTCGGCCGCGAGCGTCACGCCGGAGGCGATCGACGAGAAGTACGGGTCGGCGATGTCGTGCACGATCAGGCCGATCGACATGGTCCGGCCACGGGCCATGGCCTGGGCGTTCGCATCCGGGGAGTAGTGCAGCTTCTCGGCTGCGGCCAGCACGCGGTCACGCAGGTCGGCGCGCACCGTCCGGTTGGCGCTCCCGTTGAACGCGCGCGAAGCCGTGGCCAGAGAGACGCCCGCCTCGCGGGCGACCTGGCTCAACGTCACGAGTCCGGCCACAGCACCAGGGTAAGGGCTTACCCCCAGCGCAGGACGCGTCCGCGGTGCATTCGGCTACCGTGCGTCCGGCTCGAGCTCCTCCTCGAAGCCGTCGAGGTCCTGCGCCAGCTCGCGCGCGAGCTCCGCTTTGAGGTCCGCTGTGAGGTCCGCCGTGACGTCCTCGATGAGGTCGTCCGACAGGTCGAGGTCCTCGGCCGTGATGTCCGCGAGCCGGGTGTGCACCCGGGTCCGCCAGGTCAGCAGCGCTCCGCCGAGGGCGGCGGCCGTGAGCGACCCGATCAGGACGGCGGCCTTGACGTGCTCGCTGTGCGGCGAGGTCTCGGCGAAGGACAGCTCGCCGATCAGCAGAGAGACGGTGAAGCCGACCCCGGCGACGACGGTCACGGCGAACAGGTCCGGCCAGGTGACCGAGCGGTCGAGGGTGGCTCTGGTGAGCTTCACGAGCAGGAGCGTCGCGAGCAGGATGCCGATCGGCTTGCCCAGCACGAGCCCGAGCGCGACGCCCTGGGCTGCCGGATCCCGGGCGGCGCCGGCCAGGGCGTCCGGGCTCATGCTCACGCCCGCGGCGAACAGCGCGAAGACCGGCACGGCCAGGCCGGCGGAGACCGGCCGCCACAGGTGCTCGAAGCGCTCGGCGACGCTCCGTCGTTCGCCGGGCCGGGCCAGGGCCGGCACGGTGAAGCCGAGCATGACGCCGGCGATCGTCGCGTGGATGCCGGACGCGTGCATGCAGTACCAGGCCGCGAGCGCGAGCGGGATGAGCACCCACGCGGTCATGCCGCGGCGGCGCACCAGCACGCCGAAGACGGCGATCGTCGCGAAGGCCGCGCCGAGCCAGGCGAACTGGAGACCGTCGGCGTAGAAGATCGCGATCACCACGATGCCGAGCAGGTCGTCGACGACCGCGAGCGTGAGCAGGAAGGCGCGCAGCGCGGTGGGCAACCGCTTGCCGAAGAGGGTCAGGACGGCGACCGCGAACGCGATGTCG from Cellulomonas sp. KRMCY2 includes:
- a CDS encoding Gfo/Idh/MocA family protein produces the protein MGDRANARRRYAVVGTGHRAQVFVEALLGPHADVGELVAWCEPNPGRMDYYDELVAAVPGASRPARYVPDQIEKMVDVEQVDVVIITSPDHTHAEQTARAMGAGADVVLEKPMTIDLAGGRRIVEATERTGRSIVLTLNHRYAPRNLALKQVVASGAIGEVTSVHFEWLLDTVHGADYFRRWHRRKDLSGGLLVHKAAHHFDLVNWWLADVPSRVYASGALRFYGAANARRRGLIRRPARGSERPGSTDPFLLDLHADPRLRALYLDAEVHDGYLRDRDVFTSGITIEDNLAVIVDYARGATLTYSLNAHSPWEGYRVAINGTLGRAELDVVERGAVLLGADGRPVTDPGVADLPDGPGGDVARPRGRRLVVQRHWDRAHEVEIPEGAGAHGGGDERMLDDLFRGADHDPWGRSAGLLDGVRSVVVGIAANTSLETGLPVRTADLRLGLI
- a CDS encoding LacI family DNA-binding transcriptional regulator translates to MAGLVTLSQVAREAGVSLATASRAFNGSANRTVRADLRDRVLAAAEKLHYSPDANAQAMARGRTMSIGLIVHDIADPYFSSIASGVTLAAERAGLVVTLASTQHDPSREPGFVEVLTSQRARAIIVAGGRRDDETVNDRMRRALADYRRSGGAVAVIGQPLLSVDTVVVANTSGAAALARALHARGYRRFAVLAGPDDHFTARDRFTGFATALAELGCPLREQDAIACAFTRDGGHEGMHRLLRGGTDVECVFAVNDVMAVGAMAAVRETARTVPDDIAVAGFDDIVTLRDITPPLTTVRVPLVDIGIAATELALAAPAAEPRLVHVEGTVVLRASTPGREPSDQAQP
- the nhaA gene encoding Na+/H+ antiporter NhaA; this encodes MTDRPTSPFSRLTPGGRRNFADDLRAENTGAILLLAGAVIALTWANSPLRDGYTALSEIVVGPSALHLDLTVAQWATDGLLAIFFFVVGLELKREMVDGQLRRPATAIVPILAAVGGMAAPAAIYVLINATGSGGSMDGWAIPVATDIAFAVAVLTLFGKRLPTALRAFLLTLAVVDDLLGIVVIAIFYADGLQFAWLGAAFATIAVFGVLVRRRGMTAWVLIPLALAAWYCMHASGIHATIAGVMLGFTVPALARPGERRSVAERFEHLWRPVSAGLAVPVFALFAAGVSMSPDALAGAARDPAAQGVALGLVLGKPIGILLATLLLVKLTRATLDRSVTWPDLFAVTVVAGVGFTVSLLIGELSFAETSPHSEHVKAAVLIGSLTAAALGGALLTWRTRVHTRLADITAEDLDLSDDLIEDVTADLTADLKAELARELAQDLDGFEEELEPDAR